The segment TGCGGGAACTCGGGTTGCCGGACGACGCGCCCCACGTCAACCCGAACGGCGGGGCGATCGCCCTCGGCCACCCCTTGGGGATGAGCGGAGCGCGGCTCGTGACGACGGCGACGTACCAGCTGCAGCGGACGAAGGGGCGCTACGCTTTATGCACCATGTGCATCGGGGTGGGGCAGGGGATCGCGATGATCCTCGAGCGGGTCTGACCCCCGCTACGACGCTTTCGGCAGCAGGCCGCGCTCCGAAAGCTTCCCGTGGCGGAAGGCGCCCCACAGGGCGGCGCCGATCGCGCCGGCGTACAGGGAGTCCGCGTGGGCGGCGACCTTCGTCTCCATCTTCTGCTGGATCATCCCGTCCTGGAGGGCTTTCACCAGCCCCGCGTCCAACGCCAGCCCGCCGGTCATCATCACCACCCCGCGTTTCACGTCGATCGACTTGAGCAGCTTGATCAGGCGCTCCGCCATCGACTCGTGGATGCCGCGCAGGATGTCGCTCGGCTTGATCGCTCGAGAGACCATGTTGATCACGTCGGTCTCCGCCAGCACGGCGCAGATGCTGCTCACCTTCTCCGGCTTCGTCGACTGCTGCGACAGCGCGCCGATCTCGTCCTGGGCGATCCCGAGGTAGCGGGAGATGTTTTCGAGGAATTGCCCGGAGCCGGACGCGCACTGGCTGGTCATCCGGTAGGTCAAGACCTTCCCCTTCCCGTCGATGCAGATCGCGCGGCCGTGCAGCGCCCCGATGTCGAGCACCGCGCGCGCCTCGGGGTTGAGGTACAGGGCCCCCCGGGCGTGGGTGGTCATCGAGTAGAAGTGCCCCGTGGCGCCTGGCAGGCTTTCCCCCTCGCCGGTGGTCGCGACATA is part of the Deltaproteobacteria bacterium CG2_30_66_27 genome and harbors:
- a CDS encoding benzoyl-CoA reductase subunit D, coding for MTVSIGVDVGSGVIKTALFRVEGEKSEWLARWDARIRQRNAFALVEESMRSVLDSAGLARDDVDYVATTGEGESLPGATGHFYSMTTHARGALYLNPEARAVLDIGALHGRAICIDGKGKVLTYRMTSQCASGSGQFLENISRYLGIAQDEIGALSQQSTKPEKVSSICAVLAETDVINMVSRAIKPSDILRGIHESMAERLIKLLKSIDVKRGVVMMTGGLALDAGLVKALQDGMIQQKMETKVAAHADSLYAGAIGAALWGAFRHGKLSERGLLPKAS